A region from the Kineothrix sp. IPX-CK genome encodes:
- a CDS encoding Fic family protein, producing the protein MSITEFIRNNKEYFEDFITRSTYHSNAIEGNTLSYADTYAIIFNDNDFKVSAKPREIYEAINHKYAIDYVLDHLDDDLTEKLIKEIAIIINKNINEISGYRKVSVRIQGAEHIPPAAFELPQKMMYFVYNYNHVEYPDIFEKIADGHIQMERIHPFEDGNGRTGRLLVNYEFLKNGMAPIVIPKDERGKYFSFLSNSDSKGLRQFFRELEEKEIEHMKKFVEMQKSTSGKIEINKVISDIQSRLNVKDDNAHNNERMI; encoded by the coding sequence ATGAGTATAACGGAATTTATTAGAAACAACAAAGAATATTTTGAGGATTTTATTACCAGGAGTACTTATCATTCCAATGCCATTGAAGGAAATACTTTATCCTACGCAGATACTTATGCCATTATATTTAATGATAATGATTTTAAAGTTTCTGCTAAGCCGCGTGAGATATATGAAGCAATTAATCATAAGTATGCAATTGATTATGTTTTAGATCACTTGGATGATGATTTAACCGAGAAATTGATTAAAGAAATTGCAATTATTATAAACAAGAATATTAATGAGATTAGCGGTTATCGTAAAGTATCAGTACGTATTCAGGGAGCGGAGCATATACCGCCGGCAGCGTTCGAGCTACCTCAAAAGATGATGTATTTTGTTTATAACTATAATCATGTGGAATATCCGGATATCTTTGAAAAAATAGCTGATGGGCATATACAAATGGAACGTATACATCCGTTTGAAGATGGCAACGGCCGGACCGGACGCCTGCTTGTGAACTATGAATTTCTCAAGAATGGAATGGCTCCGATTGTCATTCCGAAGGATGAAAGAGGAAAATACTTTTCCTTTCTTTCCAATTCTGATTCGAAAGGATTGAGGCAATTTTTTAGAGAACTAGAAGAGAAAGAAATTGAACATATGAAAAAGTTTGTTGAAATGCAAAAAAGCACATCAGGAAAAATAGAAATAAATAAAGTTATCAGTGATATTCAATCTCGATTAAATGTAAAAGATGATAATGCTCATAATAATGAAAGGATGATTTAA
- a CDS encoding relaxase/mobilization nuclease domain-containing protein: MAISKIKAIKNTLKKAIDYITNPDKTENGTLVSTYGCSLKTADVEMNMTARKGSQNGNRIAYHLMQSFDPEDDITPEDAHRMGMEFAQNVLGGKYEFVIATHVDKDHLHNHIIFNATDYIYHKKYHINFWEHNRIRKENDKICRENGCSVIEETSGIRGKSRYEYEQSKEGNSWKDKLKTAIDKAIIKANSFEEFIQIMELEGYEIKRGKHIAFRAPEQNRFTRAKKIGDFYSEEMIKKRIENKEFYEKKNEKKASSTKEQSTPKRRKGYKRNRDSVNLIVDISKCLKAQESVGYKRAVMRGNMGSLAETMSYLQKNNLRTIEQLEDKINDVSKVQKDNNNSLKEMKKEMQSLSEKIKFTQNYFNYGKLARQAKKELPGSAFLKEHEQEIILYYAAEYYMKREGINTREINLKGMFDDYKQLKMKHDMLSKENISIRKILKELYVIQKNIEATLNIKLKVEREETKKKQDKNKDISL, encoded by the coding sequence ATGGCAATATCAAAAATAAAAGCAATTAAGAATACATTAAAAAAAGCAATTGATTATATTACTAATCCTGATAAAACCGAAAATGGAACGCTGGTGTCAACCTATGGCTGTAGCTTGAAAACTGCCGATGTAGAAATGAACATGACCGCACGAAAAGGCAGCCAGAACGGCAATAGAATCGCTTACCATTTGATGCAGTCTTTTGATCCGGAGGATGATATAACACCGGAAGACGCTCATAGAATGGGAATGGAATTTGCACAAAATGTGTTAGGGGGAAAATACGAATTTGTAATTGCAACTCATGTAGATAAAGATCACTTACATAACCATATTATTTTTAATGCCACTGATTATATTTATCATAAAAAATATCATATAAACTTCTGGGAACATAATAGAATCCGTAAAGAAAACGATAAAATATGCCGCGAGAATGGATGCTCCGTAATAGAAGAAACCTCAGGTATTAGAGGTAAAAGCAGATATGAATATGAGCAGTCGAAGGAAGGAAATAGCTGGAAAGATAAATTAAAAACGGCCATTGATAAAGCTATTATTAAAGCAAATAGCTTTGAAGAATTCATACAAATTATGGAGCTGGAAGGATATGAAATTAAGAGAGGAAAACATATCGCTTTTCGCGCCCCAGAACAGAATCGTTTCACACGTGCTAAAAAAATTGGAGATTTTTACTCAGAGGAGATGATTAAAAAGCGAATTGAAAATAAGGAATTTTATGAGAAGAAAAACGAGAAAAAAGCTTCTTCCACAAAAGAACAGTCCACCCCTAAAAGAAGAAAAGGATATAAGAGAAATAGGGATAGTGTAAATTTGATTGTCGATATATCCAAATGTCTAAAAGCTCAGGAATCGGTGGGCTATAAGAGAGCGGTTATGAGAGGAAATATGGGAAGCCTTGCAGAGACAATGAGTTATCTGCAAAAAAATAATCTAAGAACAATTGAACAATTGGAAGATAAAATAAATGATGTCTCAAAGGTGCAGAAAGATAATAATAATTCTTTAAAGGAAATGAAAAAAGAAATGCAAAGCTTATCTGAAAAAATTAAGTTTACTCAGAATTATTTTAATTATGGTAAGCTTGCAAGACAGGCCAAAAAGGAATTACCGGGCAGTGCTTTTTTAAAAGAACATGAACAAGAAATTATCCTTTATTATGCAGCCGAATATTATATGAAGCGTGAAGGAATAAACACACGAGAAATAAATCTTAAGGGAATGTTTGATGATTATAAGCAATTAAAAATGAAGCATGATATGCTATCAAAAGAAAATATTTCTATAAGAAAAATTTTGAAAGAACTGTATGTGATACAGAAAAATATAGAAGCGACACTTAATATAAAATTAAAAGTGGAGAGGGAGGAAACTAAAAAAAAGCAGGATAAAAATAAAGATATCAGCTTATGA
- a CDS encoding MobC family plasmid mobilization relaxosome protein: MYEFRVRDKQVKFRCTEAERQAIEERIRVSGSHDLSSYLRKMAIDGYIINVDYKDLKDLIYEINKIGININQIAHHVNSEHLVYQKDMDHIQKDLDAIWQLLRSKLMHIENNIVKI; this comes from the coding sequence ATGTATGAATTTAGAGTGAGAGATAAACAAGTGAAATTTCGATGCACAGAGGCAGAGCGACAAGCAATTGAAGAAAGAATCAGGGTTAGTGGAAGTCATGACTTAAGTTCATATTTAAGAAAAATGGCAATAGACGGATATATTATTAATGTCGATTACAAAGACCTGAAGGACTTGATCTATGAAATAAATAAGATAGGTATAAATATTAATCAGATTGCGCATCACGTCAATTCGGAGCATTTGGTCTATCAGAAAGATATGGATCACATTCAAAAGGATTTGGACGCAATATGGCAGTTGCTTCGAAGCAAATTAATGCATATTGAAAACAATATTGTAAAAATTTAA